A segment of the Delphinus delphis chromosome 20, mDelDel1.2, whole genome shotgun sequence genome:
CTGTGCTGGGTAGGAGGCAGTGCTGGTGTTCAGTGGGGGACCTCAGGGAGGTCTTTGGTCCACCCCTTCTTTAGGACAACCAGAGCTCTTTTAGTTAAATCTGTTTTACATACAGCACGCCCATTTAAGGTTTGGTTCACTGTTAACAAAGTAGTTGGAAATTCCTATTTTGAGCCCCTTGACTTTACACATGGGGCTTTATTTTGGGAGGCTCAGGGCATGTGATGGGCAGAACCGAGATCAGAAACCCAGAGCCATGCCTGCAAGACTGCACTCTCCCTGCTGCTTCCTACTGCACCTTCAGAGAAGATCTTTTCCCAGctttttttcctatcttctttCCGTGGCAGCCCGTCTACACCCAGGATTGTCCTCTGGCAGCAGCTAAAGCCATCCAGGGCCTGCGGGCTGTGTTTGATGAGACCTATCCTGACCCTGTGCGAGTCGTCTCTATTGGGGTCCCGGTGTCTGAGCTGTTGGATGACCCCTCCGGTCCTGCTGGCTCGCTCACTTCTGTTGAGTTCTGTGGGGGAACGTGAGTACCTCAGGGGGAGCAGTGGGTGGACCTGCCTTTTGTTAATTTGCGTTACCCTCGGAAGGTGTGGGTAATAGGCTAGACCAGCTCTCACTTGTCTAAGGATGAAACAGAGTCCTCAGAAATGCAGGTGCCAAACAGCATTCCCAGGAATCAGCATCTGCGTGCTCCCATCAGACCCCTCCGTGTCTGACGCTGACATTTACTGGGTGTGTGATGAAACGTTCTTCCCAGGAGGGAAGGTGAAAAATGTCATCCTAACACTTACAGCTGCTTGCTCTCGTTCCCTGGACGGATGATGACAGAAGGCATGGGAATTCATGATTCCGCAAGGCGCTGGAGCTTCTGATCTGGTCCTAGCCCCTTTTCGTTCCCAGGGCCTCACATAGTTCCCTTTGCAGGCTTGAGTAGCATCTGTGGAATTAACCTCATCGTCTCAGAGCCCCTGAGTCAAGCCCCACGGTAGACCTGGCTCAGTTTGGCTGTGGGCAGCCACGTGTTTCTGCCAACTTGGAGTCCTCCATAGCCCTTGGGGTCTTTCTGGGACTGTCTGGTGGCCTGGGAAGTTCCTGCCTGCCAAGAAATCAGGGGGAAAAAGACATTCTTAAGGCCATGATAGAGCCCATCCAGGGCCTCCTGTGAGCCTCCGGCAGGCAGAGAGCAGGTGGGTGCATGGAGGATGGGGTAGGGATCTGGGAGATCACATTCCAGGCCTCCCTCTGTCCAGTAGAATTGGGCCTTCAAATGAGTCCCACCTCTGCCTTGATACCTCTCTCCATGACACTCTAGAGCACTGGAAACAGCTTTTGGAGACTTTACATCATCCTTGCGGAGTGGCTGAGAGTAAATGAGCGTTTGAGGTTCTCTGAGCCCCTGGGGTTGTCTGAGGTGCTGTGGTAAGACTTGAGAGGGAATCCACAGATACTCTCAGGCTGTTGAGCAGGGACAGACGGCAGCAGTGTGGTGAGGGAGAACTACCCACATTTCATgcgtgagaaaactgaggctcaggaacgTGGCGCCTCGCTCAGTGTCGGCCCCAGCcaggccttccctgactgcctGCCCCTTCCAGGCCACAGCTGCGTTCTGAAATAAACACGAAGGGCCTTTGCTCATCATCCCTTTGAGGGAGCTTCCCTGGGAGCGACTACCACTTAGGGCTCCTGCCTGCCAGCCAAGGGCTCCTGGGTGCTGTGAGGACCATGAACTTTGCCTTCTGCCATTCAGGCATCTGCAGAATTCGAGTCACGCGGGAGCTTTTGTGATTGTGAGTGAAGAAGCTATTGCCAAGGGCATCCGGAGGATTGTTGCTGTCACAGGTGCCGAAGCCCAGAAGGTGAGCAGGTCAGGCTGGTTTGTGGCTTACTTGAACAAGGCAAGCGGGGCCCAATCTGTGGATCCACAGTGCCGATGGTCACGTGGCCACTGCGGTCAGAATCGGAGGTACAGCACTCCCTCCAGGGTGTCCTCCCGTTACCCCTCCTGGCGGAAGAAAGCCAGCACCGCACAAAACGTTCTAGCTATCttacatttaatcttttaaaatataggtaGATTCTGCCATAAGATGTCTGTGTCTAGGAGGGTAGGCCATAGTTTTGCTGTGGCTTCTGTGCCCCCAGCACTTAGCCACATCTCCCTTGGGGTATGTACCCAGTTTGAGACGCATGGAGTACGGGGACAGTtgctctgggggtggggactgTAGCTCACGCCTGACGTGTGCCGAGGCTTGAGGAGTGATGATTTCATAGGTGGGAAGGGCTCCTGGCTCATGAGTTCTCTGTCACCCCCTGAACCTGAGTTCCGCTGGCCAGGTGTGTGAGGAGGGTGCTCCTTTCTGGGGCATGAGGCTGCAAACACTTGCCCCTGAAGGAAGAGAAAGTTCTGGTGTTCTGGGGGTGTGTTGTTCCATAGCCTGCCATTGGTGTCTGCCACCGTTCACAGAGTCATGAAGCTGAAAGTTGCCTGACCCACAGTTTACAACTCTGATTGCCTCCTCCCAGGCGCTCAGGAAAGCAGAGAGCTTGAAGAAATCTCTCTCTGTCGCGGAGGCCAAAGTGAAGGCCCAGACTGCGCCAAATAAGGACGTGCAGAGGGAGATCGCGGACCTCGGTGAGGTAGGGGCGGCCTCCCTCCTCAGGTCCTGGTTCTCGGTGCAGTGGGCCTTTGGACTGACTTCGGATGTCCGGCAACCTTGCCAAGGGAGCTTCCCGGATCCTGGCCTCCGGACCCCTGGAACCAGCTGCTGCCCCCATTGCCGATGGCAGGGCAGCCCCTTCTGAGCACTAGTGGGCACCGGTGttgaggggggtgggagaggcacTGTGGGAGCCCACTGTCTCCAGGTCTTCTGGTGTTTGTTAACATTCGGGGGCTTCCCATTAGCCCATCACGGGCTGTGTTCACTGCCGTGGGGGGACCAGGTCTAACAGGGTCCCAGCTCTCTTaattctgcccctttctctccagCCCTGCTCCTTACAACTCATGCAGTTGCTCATAAAGTGACTCGTCTCAAGGCCAGTGGATTCCTTTTTGTTCTtgtgttctctctccttctggacACTGGTTGGGGGACTCTGGTGTCAGAAGCCAGAAGGGCGGGGTAGGCTCACATCCTCGCTCCTCGTGGCCCAGCTCCCAGGGGAGTTCCTGTTCTGGTTCCAGGCTCTGGCCACCGCAGTCATCCCTCAGTGGCAGAAGGATGAATTCCGGGAGAATCTCAAATCCCTGAAGAAAATCATGGATGACCTAGACCGGGCTAACAAAGCCGATGTCCAAAAGCGGGTGAGTCCTGGCAGTGCAGGAGCCGGGAGGATTTACCCAGCAAAGGCTGTGCAGACTGCTCTCTGGGTTTCGGAGTCTGAGCCTTTGACCTGAGGCCTCTCCTCTGGACTCCCTTCCTTGCAGGTGCTGGAGAAGACAAAGCAGCTCATTGACAGCAGCCCCAACCAGCCCCTTGTCATCCTGGAGATGGAGAGCGGCGCCTCGGCCAAGGCAAGCCGGGGTTGGGGCTCCATGGCACCACCCTGTGCCTGTCTGCTGCTTGTCTCCTCCTCTCGGGGTCTCAGCCTTCTGGTGGCTGAAGTGGGAGCCTTGTGGCTCTGAGCAGAGTAGTTGCCTGACGGCCCACTCTCTGGGGCTGAGGTTGGGCTGAGCCATGGAGAGAGCTGGTGGCTGGAGAGCTGTGGCTCCTCAAGGTGGAAGGCGAAGCTCCGAGCCAGAGCGTGGGCGAGGCCCTGTGCTTAGTCCTCCATCCAGGCCCCCGGGACCAGCACCTGCTCTTagaaggggggagggagtgggagctCTCTGAGAACTGAGCTCTGCAGACCCGCTGCACTTGTGGAGAGCGTGGCCCCCTTCCCCAGGGCCATGGCCTGATGCCAGGTTCTCCCCACAGGCCCTGAACGAAGCCTTGAAGCTCTTCAAGACGCATTCCCCTGAGACGTCTGCCATGCTCTTCACAGTGGATAATGAGGCTGGCAAGATCACATGCTTGTGTCAAGTCCCCCAGGTCAGAGTGCCCTACAGTCTTGCTCACAGCAGCTCTGTGCCAGTGGCCATAGCTTTTCTCAGGGAGCTTGGTTCTTCTTACACCTGTTTGCCAAGACCCATGTGTGTTTGTGCAACCCCTGTTAGAAGTGGCCATTTTCCTGCTCACCTGTTTGTCACCTCCCCAGCACGCCTTCCCCTCAGGCTCTCCCCTCCCTGGTGGATATATTTAACCGTGCTGGCTTTGCTGCTTGGTAGGCCTCGCCCTGGCTGTCATACCCACAGTAGGATCTCTCTTAGCTTTGGCAGCATCACCCAGGGCAGGATTGGGTGTCAGGCTCCCCCATCCTTTTtccatcccacccctctccttGTCTCCCTCAATCCCATCCTCTGTCCTGACCCCCActtctccttcctgtcttctaGAATGCAGCCAACCGGGGCCTGAAAGCCAGTGAGTGGGTGCAACAGGTGTCAGGTCTGATGGATGGCAAAGGTGGTGGCAAAGATGTGTCCGCTCAGGCCACAGGCAAGAACGTGGGCTGCCTGCAGGAGGCGCTGCAGCTGGCCGCCACCTTTGCCCAGCTCCACCTGGGAGATGTGAAGAACTGAGGGGGAAGGGCGGCTACCACGAGGAGGCATCTCCCCCGCACCCAGATGGATCCGTCCAGCCAGGAGCGCTCCATCCCCCACAAGGACATTCTAATCTTGGGACCTTTAAACAGCCCCATCTGTCCTCCTAACCCAGCAGTAACTGGAACTTAGCCTGGGAGCCAGCCTGTGACTCAATTCCCATGTTACGCTTCTGCCCCGAGCACATCAGCGCCATCTGTCTAGAACCACTACCCCAGGATTGTGTCTGTAGAGTTCTCTGCAGACCCAAGGCTCTGGGCCTGCAGGGAGGAATCGTTTTTGCTGCAGAGAATAAAAGGACCATGTGCAATACTCGATAATGCCGTGTGATTTCttatcttctccttccctctcttccccacccccccaccccacgggTGCCCCCAGTGTGACAGCCCGTGGCTCCCTAGGTGTCTGTAGAATAAATGCTGTGGCTCCAGCTGGCTTCCGGTCGCAGTCCTTGCCGAGTCTCGCCCCCAGACCCCTGGAGTTCGGGAATAATGGCCGCTGGATTTTCCTCGACATCTGTGGAGGTGGCGCACGGAATAGAGCCCCTTGTAGGAGAATGCCTTCATTTCTTAGGCCCATATCCCTTTTCCTCACTTGATGTGCAGGTTGGGTGTGAGGTCAGAGGCATTCTTTGGTATAGGAGGTGTTTAGGGTACATCAGTTGCCTCCCCCCACTCCTTTGACTGCCATGTCATTCCTGGTTCCAGGACCTCACTTGGACAGTGAGGGTGGAGACTCTGACCTGGTTCTGTGTTCATTCACCCAAGTCTGAAGACAGTTGGGTTTGGTAGTAGTGTACAGTACTTGGTTGTGCCCGCTCTGGCTGATTTCATGTCCCCTGAGTACAGCAGGCTGGCTCTGGGGCCCTGGGTCATTCTCAGGCCTGCGGACTttgagggaggaggaaaagcagGTCTATGCTGAGagaagcagcagaggccagcagtCACAAGGCCTGGGGGTGAGGAGTATGAAAAGCAGACAGAGGGTGCTGAGGCCCTTGGCTGCAATATGTGCATGCCAGGTGAGGAGTGTTAGGGATACAAAGAGCTCACACAATCCAGGGCAGGAGAGACGTAGTTCCATTCATTCACTCGACAAGCGTTTATGCCAGCCAGGACACTGACAGTACAGGAGTGACCAAGACAGAAGGTCACTGCCCTCTTGGGCAAGGCAGTGGGGAACATGGATAAAACAGTCACACACATAagtgcaaaattaaaataattacagcTTCACAAGTGAAAGGAAGAAGCCCTACGTCCTGAGCGCAAAGGCTAGAGGTCAGCCGAGCCGGCCTAGGTGCCACTTCTGCAGGCCTGCCCGGtacatccgtccatccatccaccgaGCTCTGGGCGTCCTTGCGGCGGCCCCAGGACTCTGCAGCGCTCGCCGTTCTCCCTCCGGGGCGGCAGGGGGCGGTGCGGGGCGGCCTGCCGCTATCCCGACAGCCCTCGCGCGAGCGCGCGGCTTTGAGCGGGCGGAAGAGCCGGCGCGCGAGGCCGGGCCGACGGGTAAAGGGGACTCGTGCGCCAGATGCCGCCATGCCCGGGGACAACCGCCGCATCCGCGGGCCCGAGGAGTCGCAGCCGCCGCAGTTGTACGCGACCGACGAGGACGAGGTGCCGGCCGCTCGCGACCCGACGCGGCTCCGGCCTGTGTACGCGCGCGCCGGGCTGTTGAGCCAGGCCAAGGGCTCGGCCTACCTGGAGGCGGGAGGCACCAAGGTGCTGTGCGCAGTGTCCGGCCCACGCCAGGTAGAGGGCGGTGAGCGCGGTGGCGGCCCGGCCGGAGCGGGCGGCGAGACCCCGGCCGCGCTGCGGGGCCGCCTGCTCTGCGACTTCCGCCGCGCGCCCTTCTCGGGCCGCCGGCGCCGCGCTCCCCCGGGTGGCAGCGAGGAGCGTGAGCTGGCGCTGGCGCTGCAGGAGGCGCTCGAGCCGGCCGTGCGCCTGGGCCGCTACCCGCGCGCGCAGCTCGAGGTGTCGGCGCTGCTGCTCGAGGACGGCGGCTCGGCTCTGGCCGCCGCGCTCACGGCTGCCGCGATCGCCCTGGCCGACGCGGGCATCGAGATGTACGACCTGGTGGTGGGCTGCGGCTTAAGCCGCGCGCCGGGGCCGGAGCCCACCTGGCTGCTGGACCCCACGCTGCTAGAGGAGGAACGCGCCGCCGCCGGCCTCACCGTGGCGCTTATGCCGGTGCTCAACCAGGTGGCCGGCCTGCTGGGCAGCGGGGAGGGCGGCCCGACCGAGAGCTGGGCGGAGGCCGTGCGCCTGGGTCTCGAGGGCTGCCAGCGCCTCTACCCCGTTTTGCAGCAGTGCTTAGTACGGGCCGCCCGCCGGAGGGGCGCCGCCACGCCGCCCTGAAGCAGAACCCTGAGCAAGGACGGACGCCGAGGACAGCTGCCGCTGTCCCCGAAAGGACCTGCGCCGTCGGCTTGCAGACTGCGTGCGCCAAGCTGAGAACTCGGAGCACGGGAGAGGATCTAGGGAGGCGAGCTCAGAACTGATGCACTGGACAGCTGTATTgggatgatattttaaaaaactgttccgTTAAAGGAACTTTTCGAATTGAGTTGGCTCCCAGCCACGACTCAGGTGAAGAAACCTGCGAATGCAgcttgaccccccccccccaagttgGAAAGGACTTCAGCTGGACTTACCTGGAAAGTGGAACCTGGAGCTAGTGTCTCGTAAGGGATGGACTGTATGCAGGCCAGCCAGTGACCCCCTCCTATATTATTGGGCTGCTTTTGAGAGAATGGACCAGGGGCCTGTGCTTTCCCACTTAATATCTGAGCTAAAACAAAAACTCCTTTATATCtgaaaaattctgttgtttttgatacAGGATTTAAGAGAGCAAGGCTCTTCCGAGCTGGGTAGTGTGTTCTCGGACTCCTGGTGTCCAGGGCTTGGGACAGCATTATATGTGTCCTGGGTCCCTCATCTAGTCTTGGCTCCTGGGAGAGGGCACTTGAATTGCCAGGAGTGAGAGTTTCTGGATGTTGGAGATGGAGTCTGGCCATTTTGTAGGGCAGAGCTGGCCTGTCTGACCACAAGGGTAAGATCTTCCCTTTGTGGCTCCTGAGCCCTGCAGGTTTGTGCTCAGGTCTGGTTTGGAGAAAAGCAGGGCAGCTTGGTGCCCTTTCTGCCCTGGCTTGGTGTGAGCTTCTGAGCTTGTGTGTCTCGGGCCTGCTCAGCTTCTCTAGGAAGGGTTGGCCTGGGACAGCCAAAGGGCCAGAATAAGGCTTGGAGACCACACCGAGAACCCCtgatcaagaggaaaaaaatataaattttatttccccCCAGTGACATAATACATATTTCCAAAGCAGATCTGAAATACATGGTATCACATCAGCaagaaacaagacagaaatgACACAAAAAGGATACCCCTATTGACACCCAGACAGGACTGGGGGCTTTGAGAGGGAGAAGAGCCGCTGGAACAGTCCCTGCAGTGAGAGAGGGCTGATGGTGCTCCCAGGTGGGCCCCGTCCAGCTGCCCCTTTGACGAGTGGGCCTCAGCTTTCTAAGAATGGTGAGCTGGTGCTGGGCAGTTGcagcctcttcccttccctgccaGTCCCCAGACTGTCATCTGGAAACATGACCAAAGCTAAAGCCAGCACTTGGGGGGAGGCTTCCTGGATGGTCTGGCTGAGCCGTGCCTCCATTTCTGTTGCCCTTGCTCCAGAATGGGTTGCATGGGTGCCACTGAGAGGCCTTTGGAAAATCAGTCAAGGCAAGGAAAGGAACCGCTAGGGAAGGTGCCTGGAGCTGATGAGCCTGGAGGGGTTACAACCTTCTACTGGCTGTCTTCCTGGTCTGCTGCATGATTCTTCACCTGTAGGAGAAGCAGAAGCAGGACTCTAGTCCCAAGGGCTGAGAGGTGTGGAATGGCTGGGAAAGGGAGGGCCATCTGCTAACAACTCCCAGTctctcacccccacctccctttcTTGGCAGCTTTGACATCTCAGTGCTACTGTAGATTCTTCCTGAGACTTGGGAACGGACCCAGGACCACCAGACAGAAGAAGGCATTTTCTGCACCTACCCCAGTCTTTTCCTAGATGTGATACAGTCTTGGGCAGCAGTAAGTGTCCCCTGGAGCCCACAGGCCAGAGCTAGGCAAGTGGAGGAGAGGAAGCTCCTCACTACTAACCCCCCAGCAGCCCCAGCCTTGCTGAGATGGCCCTAGCAACAGTAGGGGCTTGGCCCATCTCAGGGACCACCAATAGGAGAGGAGGAAATGGTAGGGCAGGGAACATTTGGGCCCTTTGAAGCTGCACAAAAGGCTGTTATCAGATCCAGGTTTGGATATTCTCAGTCCAGGAAGGTCAGTGTGCTCCAGCTTTCCTGGGGAGTATGGTACAATGCAAGACAGCCCAAAGACTCTGGGGTagcaggtgggcaggggcaggcTTACCAGATGGTTTTTGGGCAAGGGATCTGGGGCTATGGGGCACATCTGTGATATTCCCTGTGCAATGCTcaaagccccctccccacccaccttccAGGAGGAGATGGTATTTCAGCCCAGAACTGGCTCAGCTGCCCAGCTGTAGCCCCTGGTCCATTTGAGCCGACCAAGCCCAAATCAGGAGGGGAGAAAAAACAGGGCAGGGCCCCATCTTCTCCTGGGCATTGGCTGTGATGGAAGTCAGACGCCTCCCTGCAACCACCATTGTGGTCTCCCACGCAAACCCAAGTCCCTCCTTTGCTCACAGAGAGACCACAAGGAGGGTGAGAATGGGGGGAAGCGCCAGGCCACTCACTGCCTTCTCCAGGTCTGTGTTCTGGAAGCTGTCCGCCTCTGGATGGGCCCTCTGGCCCCTGGGCTCCTGCTGGGGATCAGTGGTTCTGCATGAGGAGCCTTTACTTCCAGAGCCCCTGTTCTGTTCACAGTCCTCTGTCCCTGCACAGGGAGAGTCACTGGTCAGTGGATAGATTTGAAGGCCCCAGCTAACCCCAAAGATGCCACTTGATGCCCAGCACTGATCTAGGGAATCTAGGGCTCGAGAGGACAAGATGGGGATGGGCTGGGACACTGCTCTGGCTCCAGACAGCTGCTGAGTGGGTGGGGGTCATAGAACAATCTAGAAGCCAAAAAGGTCCTCAAGCCACAGAGATACCCAGAGGGAGTAGGGGGAAGTGAACTCCAGGGAGGGTGAGGAGGAGCCCTGCACCCAGGGAAAGCTGGAGGCAGGACCCCCTGGTACCTTCAGGAGTGGGAAAACCTGGAGCCTGCTAAGGGTGTGGCCTGGGCCCACGCCTGGGGGGACCTGACCTGAAAGCTGGTCCCTCTGCTGGTCCATGCGCTCCACACTGTCCAACAGGTGGTCCACCTGGGCTTTGATCTGGCTCAGCTCTCCCCTGATGGAGTGCAGCTCCTCAGTCTGGACTGCTGGGAGAGGGGTCAGAGTTGGTATCAATCAGGTTCAGGAGGCAGAGGGCAGTGCTGCGAGGACTCCTGAACCCACCCTCACTGCTAAGGGCCTCCC
Coding sequences within it:
- the EXOSC6 gene encoding exosome complex component MTR3; its protein translation is MPGDNRRIRGPEESQPPQLYATDEDEVPAARDPTRLRPVYARAGLLSQAKGSAYLEAGGTKVLCAVSGPRQVEGGERGGGPAGAGGETPAALRGRLLCDFRRAPFSGRRRRAPPGGSEERELALALQEALEPAVRLGRYPRAQLEVSALLLEDGGSALAAALTAAAIALADAGIEMYDLVVGCGLSRAPGPEPTWLLDPTLLEEERAAAGLTVALMPVLNQVAGLLGSGEGGPTESWAEAVRLGLEGCQRLYPVLQQCLVRAARRRGAATPP
- the LOC138413911 gene encoding RNA-binding Raly-like protein — its product is MAREPKPGPSRPGQKSPWGRAISCNYDLDYKLYREDVPYRVYEYQRIPPLINRVPIKIRRTHMGMGVKSNFSPHKAPRNSQLTPKIKLQTEELHSIRGELSQIKAQVDHLLDSVERMDQQRDQLSGTEDCEQNRGSGSKGSSCRTTDPQQEPRGQRAHPEADSFQNTDLEKAVKNHAADQEDSQ